CACCGACCCAGCAGACGTAGTCGGAGAGGACGCGCCGGTCGCAGAACCTCTTCCACATCATGCGCTTGAAGGAGACGGTGTCTACGCCGTCGGTCCAGCCCGCGCTGGTGGGCGCCAGGGCGGCCACTTCGGGGTCCTTGTAGGTCAGCACGGCCTTGACCCCGGGCAGGGCCTCGGCCCGGGCCGTGTCCAGGCGCTTGATGCGGGCGTGGGCATGGGGGCTGCGCAGGACCTTGGCGTAGAGCAGGTCCGGGAAGTTCGCCTTGATGGCGACGTCGTCGGCGTACAGGGCGCGGCCGCTGGCCTTCTCCAGGCCGTCGATGCGCGGCCGGTAGCCCCCGATGTGCTTGCGGGCCTTCCTGGGCTTGAAAGGCTGTCTCATCGGCCGCCTCCGGCCCGGACCTTTTCCGCGGCGTGCAGCACGGCCTGGGCGATGGCCGCGTAGCAGCCGCAGCGGCAGAGGTTGCCGGAGAGCGCCTCCTTGACCTCTCCCAGCGTCGGAGCCGGGTTATCGGCGAGCAGGGCCTTGGCGGTCATGACGAAGCCGGGGGTGCAATAGCCGCACTGTAGGGCCGTGCCGTAGCCCGGCTCGCTCTGCGCGGCGAAAGCCTCCACCACCGGGTCGTCCTTGGCCAGGCCCTCGATGGTCAATATCTCATGCCCGTTGGCCTGCAGGGCGAGCATCATGCAGGACAGGACGGCCTTGCCGTCCATGATGATGGTGCAGGCCCCGCACGCCCCCTCGTCGCAGGAGACCTTGATCCCGGTCAGACCCAGGACCTCCTTGAGCAGGTAGGACAGGGTCATGGCGGGCGTGAGGTCCCGCTCGCGGTCGAACTCCTGCCAGCGGCCGTTGATCTTGATCCTGACGGGAGCGCACGCTTTCTTGGGCATGCGGGGATTCTAATGCTTTGGGCCGGGAGTGGCAAGAGGACGCGCGATTCGAATCCGCCGAATTCCTTCGTTGCCGTGCGATGAGGTTCCGGCGCTGCGCGCCGGAACCCGCGCCGACCGCAGGTCGGCGCCCGGCAACTGTGTCCGGCCACAGTAGGCCGCAGGGTCTGTTCCGCGCTTCGTGCGCGGGATTCCGTCCAGACACTGCGTGTCTGGACGGAATTTCAGGACGGCATGGGGTCTGCTGGCTGGGCAGAAGAACTTGGCGAAGTGGAGGACGCCCGAGGCT
The sequence above is drawn from the Elusimicrobiota bacterium genome and encodes:
- a CDS encoding (2Fe-2S)-binding protein; the protein is MPKKACAPVRIKINGRWQEFDRERDLTPAMTLSYLLKEVLGLTGIKVSCDEGACGACTIIMDGKAVLSCMMLALQANGHEILTIEGLAKDDPVVEAFAAQSEPGYGTALQCGYCTPGFVMTAKALLADNPAPTLGEVKEALSGNLCRCGCYAAIAQAVLHAAEKVRAGGGR